A part of Bacillus thuringiensis genomic DNA contains:
- the mtnA gene encoding S-methyl-5-thioribose-1-phosphate isomerase yields the protein MEEQLIPIQWKEDALVLLDQTLLPNEVVYESFKTAESVWDAIQVMKVRGAPAIGVSAAYGVYLGVKEVTQSSVEEFIEEVKKVCAYLATSRPTAVNLFWALERMEAVATENAHLSIAHLKDRLLEEAKEIHREDEEINRQIGEHALTLFHDGMGVLTHCNAGALATTKYGTATAPMYLAKEKGWDLKIYSDETRPRLQGSTLTALELQRAGIDVTVITDNMAAMVMSQGKIDAVIVGCDRVAANGDVANKIGTLGVSILAKYYNIPFYVAAPTPTIDLKTPTGKEIPIEERDASEVINRFGQYSAPKESKVYNPAFDVTPYENVTAIITEKGIVKAPFTENLKKLFQ from the coding sequence ATGGAAGAGCAATTAATACCAATTCAGTGGAAAGAAGATGCTTTAGTTTTATTAGATCAAACATTATTACCGAATGAAGTTGTCTATGAATCTTTTAAAACAGCCGAAAGTGTGTGGGATGCCATTCAAGTAATGAAAGTACGAGGAGCGCCAGCGATTGGTGTTTCAGCAGCTTATGGTGTGTATTTAGGAGTCAAGGAAGTGACTCAAAGCTCGGTGGAAGAATTTATAGAGGAAGTCAAAAAGGTATGTGCATATTTGGCAACATCAAGACCGACAGCAGTAAACTTATTTTGGGCACTTGAAAGAATGGAGGCAGTCGCGACAGAGAATGCACACTTATCAATAGCCCATTTGAAAGATAGATTACTAGAAGAGGCAAAAGAGATTCATAGAGAAGATGAAGAAATTAACCGTCAAATTGGAGAACATGCATTAACATTATTCCATGATGGAATGGGAGTATTAACACACTGTAATGCTGGTGCGTTAGCGACGACTAAGTATGGTACTGCGACAGCTCCAATGTACTTGGCGAAAGAAAAAGGATGGGACTTAAAAATCTACTCAGATGAAACACGCCCTAGGTTGCAAGGTTCAACGTTAACAGCATTAGAACTACAGCGAGCGGGAATTGATGTTACTGTCATTACGGATAATATGGCAGCTATGGTCATGTCACAAGGGAAAATTGATGCTGTAATCGTTGGATGCGACCGTGTGGCAGCAAACGGTGATGTAGCAAATAAAATTGGGACATTAGGCGTATCCATTCTAGCGAAATATTACAACATTCCGTTTTATGTAGCGGCACCAACGCCGACAATTGACTTGAAAACACCGACAGGGAAAGAAATTCCGATTGAGGAAAGAGATGCTTCTGAAGTAATTAATCGCTTCGGACAATATTCAGCTCCGAAAGAAAGTAAAGTATATAATCCGGCATTTGATGTCACACCATATGAAAATGTAACAGCGATTATTACGGAAAAGGGGATTGTAAAAGCACCGTTTACGGAGAATTTAAAAAAGCTATTTCAATAA
- a CDS encoding L-fuculose-phosphate aldolase has protein sequence MLLQKEREEIVAYGKKMISSGLTKGTGGNISIFNREQGLVAISPSGLEYYETKPEDVVILNLDGEVVEGGRKPSSELDMHLIYYRNREDINALVHTHSPYAKTIASLGWELPAVSYLIAFAGPNVRCAPYETFGTEQLAEAAFEGMIDRRAVLLANHGLIAGANSIKMAFTVAEEIEFCAQIYYQTKSVGEPKLLPEDEMANLAKKFEGYGQQ, from the coding sequence ATGTTATTACAAAAAGAAAGAGAAGAAATTGTAGCGTATGGAAAGAAAATGATCTCTAGCGGTTTAACAAAGGGGACAGGCGGCAATATTAGTATTTTCAATCGCGAGCAAGGTCTTGTTGCAATTAGCCCAAGTGGTTTAGAGTATTATGAAACAAAACCTGAAGATGTAGTTATATTGAATTTAGATGGTGAAGTGGTAGAGGGAGGGAGAAAACCGTCAAGCGAGCTCGATATGCACCTTATTTATTATAGAAATCGTGAAGATATAAATGCGCTTGTACATACACATTCACCTTATGCGAAGACGATTGCATCATTAGGATGGGAGCTTCCTGCCGTTTCATATTTAATTGCTTTTGCAGGCCCGAATGTACGCTGTGCACCGTATGAAACATTCGGTACGGAGCAATTAGCAGAGGCTGCTTTCGAGGGAATGATTGATCGCCGTGCTGTTTTACTTGCGAACCACGGTTTAATTGCAGGTGCAAATAGCATAAAAATGGCATTTACTGTTGCGGAAGAAATTGAGTTTTGTGCGCAAATTTACTATCAAACAAAAAGCGTCGGAGAGCCGAAGCTATTGCCAGAAGATGAGATGGCGAATTTGGCGAAGAAGTTTGAAGGGTATGGGCAGCAGTAG
- a CDS encoding FecCD family ABC transporter permease produces MMPSILRKQRLIILALLILTITTIVVGMGLGSASLSYDRLLPTLMGQGTFKEEFVLYSLRLPRIVITLLAGMALALSGAILQGITRNDLAEPGILGINSGAGVAVAIFFLYFPIDVGSFLYLLPVVGFIGAFLTAVLIYVFSYSKSTGLQPIRLTLTGIGFSFALSGMMIVLISSADRMKVDFIAKWIAGNIWGDDWVFIFAMLPWLIVLIPFVFYKANRLNILALNEPVAIGIGIEIEKERRYLLVAAVALAAAAVSVTGGISFIGLMAPHIAKSLVGPRHQIFMPIAVLIGGWLLLLADTIGRNIIEPNGIPAGIVVALIGAPYFMYLLLKKA; encoded by the coding sequence ATGATGCCATCTATTTTAAGAAAACAACGTCTTATTATACTCGCTTTACTAATACTGACCATCACCACAATTGTAGTTGGAATGGGACTTGGTTCAGCATCTTTATCTTATGATCGACTACTCCCAACATTAATGGGACAAGGGACTTTTAAAGAGGAGTTTGTTTTATACTCTTTACGACTACCTAGAATTGTTATTACATTACTAGCTGGTATGGCTCTCGCTTTATCAGGTGCTATCCTACAAGGAATTACCCGAAATGATTTAGCGGAACCTGGTATTCTCGGAATCAACTCTGGGGCTGGTGTTGCTGTTGCTATTTTCTTTTTATACTTTCCAATAGATGTAGGTTCATTTCTTTACTTACTACCTGTCGTTGGATTTATCGGTGCTTTTCTTACAGCTGTTCTAATTTACGTATTTTCATATAGTAAATCAACAGGACTTCAGCCAATACGACTAACATTAACTGGTATCGGTTTTTCATTTGCACTATCTGGAATGATGATTGTCCTTATTTCATCCGCTGATCGTATGAAAGTGGACTTTATCGCTAAGTGGATCGCCGGAAACATTTGGGGCGATGATTGGGTCTTCATTTTCGCAATGCTACCATGGTTAATCGTATTAATTCCATTCGTTTTCTATAAAGCAAATCGATTAAACATTTTAGCATTAAACGAGCCAGTCGCAATCGGTATTGGAATTGAAATTGAAAAAGAACGCAGATACTTATTAGTTGCAGCCGTTGCACTTGCTGCTGCAGCTGTTTCTGTAACAGGAGGAATTAGCTTTATCGGACTAATGGCTCCTCACATCGCAAAATCTTTAGTGGGTCCAAGGCATCAAATCTTCATGCCTATCGCTGTTTTAATCGGTGGATGGCTATTACTATTAGCAGACACGATTGGACGAAATATCATTGAACCTAACGGCATCCCAGCAGGTATTGTCGTTGCTTTAATTGGTGCCCCTTACTTTATGTATTTGTTGCTTAAGAAGGCATAA
- a CDS encoding FecCD family ABC transporter permease codes for MNRKDVKRMTKDHDNPRSIAFTYKLILSIIAFFLIFMVAMVVGAADTSIKDVWLALTSSAKGDKISIIREIRLPREVAAIFVGAGLAVSGAIMQGLTRNPLADPGLLGLTGGANAALALTLAFNPSISYLYLTFACFIGAAIGALMVFGIGMVKKGGLSPLRIVLAGAAVSAFLLAISEGVGIYFKISQDVSLWTAGGVIGTTWSQLKIIIPVISVSIFIAILFARKLTVLSFSEEVAVGLGQKIIVIKTILFIIIILLAGASVALVGNMAFIGLMIPHMVRPIVGPDYRFVIPMSAIAGASFMLLADTIGRTINAPYETPVAAIVAIVGLPFFLFIVRKGGKTFS; via the coding sequence ATGAACAGAAAAGATGTGAAACGAATGACAAAAGATCACGACAATCCACGTTCTATAGCTTTTACATACAAACTCATTTTGAGCATAATTGCATTCTTTCTTATTTTTATGGTGGCAATGGTGGTAGGGGCTGCGGATACTTCAATCAAAGATGTATGGTTGGCACTCACTTCTTCTGCTAAAGGGGACAAAATATCTATTATTCGAGAAATTCGTTTACCACGTGAAGTAGCTGCTATTTTTGTAGGAGCTGGACTAGCCGTTTCTGGAGCCATTATGCAAGGTTTAACACGAAATCCACTTGCTGATCCTGGATTACTGGGGCTAACTGGTGGCGCAAATGCTGCGCTCGCGTTAACGCTGGCTTTCAATCCTTCCATCAGCTATCTTTACTTAACATTTGCTTGCTTTATCGGTGCTGCAATTGGCGCACTTATGGTATTTGGCATTGGCATGGTGAAAAAAGGCGGACTTTCTCCCCTTCGAATTGTATTAGCTGGTGCTGCCGTTTCAGCATTTCTACTTGCAATTTCAGAAGGCGTCGGCATTTACTTTAAAATTTCACAAGATGTATCACTTTGGACTGCTGGAGGCGTAATTGGAACGACTTGGAGCCAATTGAAAATTATTATTCCAGTCATTTCAGTAAGTATATTTATCGCTATCTTATTTGCAAGAAAATTGACAGTCCTTAGTTTCAGTGAAGAAGTTGCTGTTGGACTTGGTCAAAAAATTATTGTCATTAAAACCATTTTATTTATCATTATCATCTTACTTGCTGGTGCTTCTGTAGCGCTTGTTGGGAACATGGCATTTATCGGATTAATGATCCCTCACATGGTACGTCCAATTGTTGGGCCGGACTACCGTTTTGTCATACCGATGTCAGCAATTGCTGGTGCATCCTTTATGCTACTTGCAGATACAATTGGACGTACAATTAATGCTCCGTACGAAACACCAGTTGCTGCTATTGTCGCAATTGTAGGATTACCATTCTTCCTATTCATTGTACGTAAAGGAGGAAAAACGTTCTCATGA
- a CDS encoding iron-hydroxamate ABC transporter substrate-binding protein, translated as MKKLFISLTVLFVLVMSACSNGSTDKKNDAKGSKSETITYQSENGKVEVPAKPKRVVVLSSFAGNVMSLDVNLVGVDSWSKQNPRFDSKLKDVAEVSDENVEKIAELNPDLIIGLSNIKNVDKLKKIAPTVTYTYGKVDYLTQHLEIGKLLNKEKEAKTWVDDFKKRAQDAGKEIKAKIGEDATVSVVENFNKQLYVYGENWGRGTEILYQEMKLKMPEKVKEKALKEGYYALSTEVLPEFAGDYLIVSKNKDTDNSFQETESYKNIPAVKNNRVYEANMMEFYFNDPLTLDFQLDFFKKSFLGK; from the coding sequence ATGAAAAAGTTATTTATTTCACTAACAGTTCTTTTCGTTCTTGTTATGAGTGCTTGTAGCAATGGCTCTACAGACAAAAAGAACGATGCAAAAGGTAGTAAATCAGAAACAATTACATACCAATCTGAAAATGGTAAAGTAGAAGTTCCTGCAAAGCCAAAACGCGTTGTTGTCTTATCATCATTCGCTGGTAATGTAATGTCATTAGATGTAAATCTTGTTGGGGTAGATTCATGGTCTAAGCAAAACCCACGTTTTGATAGCAAACTGAAAGATGTTGCTGAAGTATCAGATGAAAACGTTGAAAAAATCGCTGAGCTAAATCCAGATTTAATCATTGGTTTATCAAATATTAAAAATGTCGATAAGTTAAAGAAAATCGCTCCTACTGTAACATACACTTACGGAAAGGTTGATTACTTAACACAGCATTTAGAAATCGGTAAGTTATTAAACAAAGAAAAAGAAGCAAAAACTTGGGTTGATGACTTCAAGAAACGTGCACAAGACGCTGGTAAAGAAATTAAAGCAAAAATCGGTGAAGATGCAACAGTTTCTGTTGTAGAAAACTTCAACAAACAGCTTTATGTATACGGCGAAAACTGGGGCCGTGGAACAGAAATTCTATACCAAGAAATGAAATTAAAAATGCCTGAAAAAGTAAAAGAAAAAGCATTAAAAGAAGGTTACTACGCATTATCTACTGAGGTATTACCTGAGTTTGCTGGTGATTACTTAATCGTAAGTAAAAACAAAGATACTGATAACTCATTCCAAGAGACAGAATCATATAAAAACATCCCAGCAGTAAAAAATAATCGCGTATACGAAGCAAACATGATGGAATTCTATTTCAATGATCCACTTACATTAGATTTCCAACTAGACTTCTTCAAGAAGAGCTTTCTTGGTAAATAA